A genomic region of Dactylococcopsis salina PCC 8305 contains the following coding sequences:
- a CDS encoding helix-turn-helix domain-containing protein, protein MDDIDAISWSLIVRELRQRLNLSQERLAQQLGVSFQTVNRWETGKVNPSPMATQLIKKTLIDLGKDGQDLLDQYLILMEMGDSYAGGTRRSFVK, encoded by the coding sequence ATGGATGATATAGATGCAATTTCTTGGTCGTTAATTGTTCGAGAACTGCGACAGCGACTTAACCTTTCTCAAGAAAGATTAGCGCAACAACTGGGAGTTTCCTTTCAAACTGTTAATCGTTGGGAAACTGGAAAAGTAAATCCTTCTCCTATGGCAACTCAATTAATTAAGAAAACACTGATTGATTTAGGAAAAGATGGTCAAGACTTATTAGATCAATACTTGATTTTAATGGAAATGGGTGATAGTTATGCAGGTGGAACTAGAAGAAGTTTTGTTAAATAA
- the priA gene encoding primosomal protein N', with protein MLKSPVSPIVSANKASYNPHLTSKWVEVLVDCPDIEGLLTYRLPSDVSVQPGDVLNVPLRNQIVGGIAIRLRSSLPPDLSEDKIKEVETVVSESLFPSHYWELLEQIAQYYCTPLLSVIRTALPPGLLGKSQLRIRLKPEAIPTGAETFCSPVAASVLRRLQSQKIGEYSAIYLRNKIKGAQRGINELMRRGWVESYLQQPQPSRPKQQKAVLLVGDSPDLTSRQREVLEMLRRRGGELWLTELLQACSTTSSTVSALEKKGCVVIQAQERLRFAETPTQEVDRAKVLNNAQQNALDTILGITGYSEVLLHGVTGSGKTEVYLQAIAPRLNSGESVLLLVPEIGLTPQLCDRARARFGTQVCIYHSGLSTGERYDTWRQMLTGEPQVVIGTRSAIFAPLPQLGMIILDEEHDSSFKQNQRLPTYHARTVAKWRSKLENCPLILGSATPSLESWETQTRPSPQKIYLSLPERVYSRPLPPVSIVDMRKELQQGNRSIFSQPLQTALQQLKATRKQGILFIPRRGHSTFVSCRSCGYVIECPHCDVSLSYHYTHEGATQTLRCHYCNHTQMQPPQCPACGSPYLKHFGTGTQRVKQALDQEFPELRALRFDSDTTRTKGAHRSLLNQFTNYEADLLVGTQMLTKGLDIAEVTLVAVVSADGVLHRSDYMAAERAYSTLAQVAGRAGRGDDPGVVIIQTYSPEHPVIEALRTHDYQRFAQAELENRQAYHYPPYGKLILLNLSGLDALEVQQTATMLADVCREMTGENQAEILGPAPASIMRIARRYRWQILLKYPPSVGENILTELMELYALCPKGVSLKIDVDPLDMG; from the coding sequence GTGCTTAAATCTCCTGTCTCCCCCATCGTTTCCGCCAACAAAGCCAGCTACAATCCTCACCTTACCTCAAAGTGGGTAGAAGTTTTGGTAGATTGTCCTGATATTGAAGGACTCTTAACCTATCGTCTCCCTTCTGATGTTTCTGTGCAACCTGGAGATGTTCTCAATGTTCCCCTCAGAAACCAAATCGTTGGCGGTATTGCCATTCGTCTGCGATCGTCTCTTCCCCCTGATCTCTCAGAAGACAAAATTAAAGAAGTGGAGACAGTAGTTAGCGAAAGTTTATTTCCCTCCCATTACTGGGAATTGTTGGAACAGATCGCCCAATATTACTGTACGCCCCTATTATCTGTAATCCGTACCGCTTTACCCCCTGGCTTGTTGGGAAAATCACAACTGCGGATTCGTCTAAAACCTGAAGCCATCCCAACTGGCGCAGAAACCTTTTGTTCTCCTGTGGCGGCGAGTGTTCTCAGGCGTTTACAGTCCCAAAAAATTGGGGAATACAGTGCGATTTATCTGCGAAATAAAATTAAAGGGGCGCAACGAGGAATTAATGAATTGATGCGACGGGGTTGGGTAGAAAGTTATTTACAACAGCCACAACCTTCTCGCCCAAAACAACAAAAAGCAGTGCTGTTGGTGGGAGATTCCCCAGACTTGACTTCCCGTCAACGAGAAGTTTTAGAGATGTTGCGTCGTCGTGGCGGTGAGTTATGGTTAACGGAACTACTACAGGCTTGTTCGACTACTTCTAGCACCGTTTCTGCTTTAGAAAAAAAAGGCTGTGTGGTGATTCAAGCCCAAGAAAGATTACGGTTTGCAGAAACTCCCACCCAAGAGGTCGATCGCGCGAAAGTTTTAAATAACGCTCAACAAAACGCATTAGACACCATTCTAGGCATAACGGGTTACAGCGAAGTCTTGTTACATGGTGTAACCGGATCAGGGAAAACAGAAGTTTATTTACAAGCGATCGCGCCCCGTTTAAACTCAGGAGAATCAGTATTGTTGCTTGTTCCTGAAATTGGACTCACTCCTCAACTGTGCGATCGCGCCCGCGCCCGTTTTGGGACACAAGTTTGTATCTATCACAGTGGACTCTCCACAGGGGAACGTTACGACACTTGGCGACAAATGCTCACAGGTGAACCGCAAGTCGTGATTGGCACTCGATCGGCAATTTTTGCCCCTCTTCCCCAACTGGGAATGATCATCTTAGATGAAGAACACGACAGCAGTTTTAAGCAAAATCAGCGTCTTCCCACCTATCACGCTCGTACTGTCGCCAAATGGCGATCGAAGCTGGAAAACTGTCCCTTAATTCTCGGATCAGCCACTCCCTCCCTAGAAAGCTGGGAAACCCAAACTCGTCCATCTCCCCAGAAAATTTATCTTTCCCTACCAGAGCGAGTTTATTCTCGTCCACTTCCTCCCGTTTCCATTGTTGACATGAGGAAAGAATTACAACAGGGAAACCGATCGATTTTCAGTCAACCCCTACAAACCGCGCTCCAACAGTTAAAAGCCACTAGGAAACAAGGAATACTGTTCATCCCTCGTCGTGGACATAGTACCTTTGTTTCTTGTCGCAGTTGTGGCTATGTCATCGAATGTCCTCATTGCGATGTGTCCTTGTCTTATCACTATACCCATGAAGGCGCAACTCAAACCCTGCGCTGTCATTACTGTAATCATACTCAAATGCAACCGCCACAATGTCCAGCTTGTGGTTCGCCCTATCTCAAGCATTTTGGCACAGGAACGCAACGAGTGAAACAAGCATTGGATCAAGAATTTCCCGAATTACGAGCATTACGGTTTGATAGTGATACCACTCGCACTAAAGGAGCGCATCGATCGCTTTTAAATCAATTTACCAATTACGAAGCAGACTTGTTAGTGGGAACACAAATGCTAACCAAAGGCTTAGATATTGCCGAAGTGACCCTAGTCGCAGTGGTTTCCGCCGATGGAGTGTTGCATCGATCGGATTATATGGCAGCAGAGCGAGCTTATTCCACCCTCGCACAAGTCGCAGGAAGAGCAGGAAGAGGAGATGATCCAGGGGTGGTCATCATCCAAACCTATTCCCCCGAACATCCCGTCATTGAAGCCCTACGAACCCATGACTATCAGCGTTTTGCTCAAGCCGAATTAGAGAATAGACAAGCCTATCATTATCCTCCTTACGGGAAACTCATCTTATTAAATTTAAGCGGTTTAGACGCTCTAGAAGTGCAACAAACAGCGACAATGTTAGCCGATGTTTGTCGAGAAATGACAGGAGAAAATCAAGCTGAAATTTTAGGCCCCGCTCCTGCAAGTATAATGCGAATTGCTCGTCGTTATCGCTGGCAAATTCTGTTAAAGTATCCACCGAGCGTGGGAGAAAATATATTAACTGAATTGATGGAATTATATGCTTTATGTCCGAAAGGAGTCAGTTTAAAAATTGACGTTGATCCCTTAGATATGGGGTAA
- the mazG gene encoding nucleoside triphosphate pyrophosphohydrolase, with protein MNPIETATKESILSALNDLIDVVARLRSPDGGCPWDLAQTQQTLIPYIIEEAYEVAAAIRRDNQEEIVEELGDYLLQVVLQSQIAAESGDFTLEEVAQGITDKLIRRHPHVFGDVEVKDASEVRKNWEEIKAKEKGYDPKQVEKLSQNLKKYTETLPPLYASLKISQKVAKLGFEWKDEQGVWDKFEEELSEFKASLSTNDVAHQQSELGDILFTLVNIARWYGFDPSEALQGTNERFVQRLSVMEDLAENSLSEYSLEELEMLWQTAKQRLKG; from the coding sequence ATGAATCCAATAGAAACCGCAACCAAAGAATCAATTTTAAGCGCATTAAATGATTTAATTGATGTCGTGGCGAGGCTTCGATCGCCCGACGGGGGATGTCCTTGGGACTTAGCACAAACCCAACAAACCCTAATCCCTTACATCATAGAAGAAGCCTATGAAGTTGCAGCTGCGATCCGTCGTGACAATCAAGAAGAAATTGTCGAAGAATTAGGAGACTATTTACTACAAGTGGTTTTACAATCCCAAATTGCTGCTGAATCTGGAGATTTTACCTTAGAAGAAGTAGCGCAAGGAATCACTGATAAATTAATTCGTCGTCATCCTCATGTTTTTGGAGATGTAGAAGTTAAAGACGCTTCCGAAGTGCGGAAAAATTGGGAAGAAATCAAAGCCAAAGAAAAGGGATATGATCCCAAACAAGTCGAGAAATTAAGTCAAAATTTAAAAAAATATACAGAAACTTTGCCTCCGCTTTATGCCAGTCTAAAAATTTCGCAAAAGGTGGCAAAACTGGGCTTTGAATGGAAAGATGAGCAAGGCGTTTGGGATAAATTTGAGGAAGAATTATCAGAGTTTAAAGCGTCTTTAAGCACTAATGATGTCGCCCATCAACAATCAGAATTAGGAGATATTTTATTTACGCTGGTGAATATTGCGCGTTGGTATGGTTTCGATCCTTCGGAAGCATTACAAGGAACAAATGAACGTTTTGTCCAACGTTTAAGTGTCATGGAAGATTTAGCAGAAAATTCTCTGAGTGAGTACTCTTTAGAGGAATTAGAGATGCTTTGGCAAACGGCAAAACAACGCCTGAAAGGATGA